From the genome of Ziziphus jujuba cultivar Dongzao chromosome 6, ASM3175591v1, one region includes:
- the LOC107430630 gene encoding protein FAR-RED ELONGATED HYPOCOTYL 1, producing the protein MDDDNKSPSEINSFRVVDVIRTIKKRKLQAEQLELPTAKHKCWQSSPSNESVSMSVENPDVQSLHSSIIGGKTEEHVVEDRSEHDSGKDSNSFFRDSDSPTSIYVEAKVEPEYVKTYLYDMPSTSSGTESCKDANYPLDSLTVVKASSGKEELAFSQHDDGIHLFQNHEEHLIEFSNHVDYINCEYEDIEQCTDKELGDLLYSNRLNPNTYVLSSGRWSVNQDTQSGARKPTIDQEFEQYFSMLML; encoded by the exons ATGGATGATGATAACAAGAGCCCATCTGAAATCAACAG CTTCCGTGTCGTTGATGTTATAAGGAcaatcaagaaaagaaaattacaggCCGAGCAATTGGAGTTACCAACGGCAAAGCACAAATGCTGGCAAAGCTCGCCTTCTAACGAATCAGTGTCCATGTCTGTTGAAAATCCTGATGTACAGAGCTTACATTCAAGCATAATTGGAGGAAAAACAGAGGAACATGTCGTGGAAGACAGATCAGAACATGACTCAGGCAAAGACAGCAATAGTTTTTTCAGAGATTCTGACTCTCCAACTTCCATATATGTCGAAGCTAAAGTTGAACCTGAGTATGTGAAGACATACTTGTATGATATGCCTTCCACTTCTAGTGGCACCGAGAGTTGTAAGGATGCCAATTATCCTTTAGACAGTTTGACAGTGGTAAAAGCTAGTTCTGGCAAAGAGGAACTAGCATTTTCGCAACATGATGATGGAATACATTTATTTCAGAATCATGAAGAGCACCTCATAGAATTTAGCAACCATGTTGATTACATTAACTGCGAGTATGAAGACATTGAGCAATGTACAGATAAGGAACTTGGAGATCTTCTCTACTCCAATCGGTTGAACCCGAATACATATGTGCTTTCATCGGGACGTTGGAGCGTAAATCAAG ATACTCAATCCGGTGCTAGGAAACCAACAATTGATCAAGAATTTGAGCAATATTTTTCCATGCTTATGCTGTAG
- the LOC107430552 gene encoding probable protein S-acyltransferase 16 isoform X2: protein MKQGFRFSLSVTVVVLAICYIYLTTIFIYIDRWFGLMTSPGIMNAVVFTGVAAMCVFNYTVAVFMDPGKVPSTYMPDIEDSDNPVHEIKRKGGDLRYCQKCTRYKPPRAHHCRVCKRCVLRMDHHCIWINNCVGHANYKVFFIFVVYAVIACIYALVLLVGSLAIDSEEDEQESGSSLRTAYVISGLLLVPLSVALSVLLGWHIYLVLQNKTTIEYHEGVRAMWLAEKGGNVYSHPYDLGAYENLVTVLGPNIFTWVSQHVGEKDPFFITCTKKT, encoded by the exons ATGAAGCAGGGCTTCAGGTTCTCTCTGTCCGTAACCGTCGTCGTTTTGGCAATCTGTTACATATACTTGACCACAATCTTCATTTACATCGACCGGTGGTTCGGTCTAATGACCTCTCCTGGAATAATGAACGCCGTCGTTTTCACCGGAGTCGCCGCCATGTGCGTCTTCAACTACACCGTCGCTGTTTTCATGGATCCGGGTAAAGTTCCCTCCACTTACATGCCTGACATTGAAGATTCCGATAACCCTGTTCACGAGATCAAGCGCAAG GGTGGAGACTTGAGGTATTGCCAAAAGTGTACTCGCTATAAACCACCACGTGCACATCATTGTCGTGTCTGCAAAAGATGTGTTTTGCGAATG GATCATCATTGCATATGGATAAATAATTGCGTCGGCCATGCAAACTATAAGGTCTTCTTCATCTTTGTTGTGTATGCTGTAATTGCATGCATCTACGCCCTG GTTTTGCTTGTTGGTAGTCTAGCTATAGATTCTGAAGAGGACGAGCAAGAAAGTGGAAGCTCTTTGAGGACTGCATAT GTCATTTCTGGCTTATTGCTAGTCCCCTTAAGCGTGGCACTAAGTGTTCTTTTAGGTTGGCATATCTACCTCGTCTTGCAGAACAAGACCACAATTGAG TATCATGAAGGAGTGAGAGCTATGTGGCTTGCAGAGAAAGGAGGGAATGTCTATTCACATCCATATGATCTTGGTGCTTATGAAAATCTGGTGACG GTACTGGGTCCTAATATCTTCACCTGG GTGTCCCAGCATGTAGGAGAAAAAGATCCCTTCTTTATCACTTGTACCAAAAAAACCTAG
- the LOC107430552 gene encoding probable protein S-acyltransferase 16 isoform X3, with protein sequence MKQGFRFSLSVTVVVLAICYIYLTTIFIYIDRWFGLMTSPGIMNAVVFTGVAAMCVFNYTVAVFMDPGKVPSTYMPDIEDSDNPVHEIKRKGGDLRYCQKCTRYKPPRAHHCRVCKRCVLRMVLLVGSLAIDSEEDEQESGSSLRTAYVISGLLLVPLSVALSVLLGWHIYLVLQNKTTIEYHEGVRAMWLAEKGGNVYSHPYDLGAYENLVTVLGPNIFTWVCPTSSHIGSGLRFRTAYDYSAVALPST encoded by the exons ATGAAGCAGGGCTTCAGGTTCTCTCTGTCCGTAACCGTCGTCGTTTTGGCAATCTGTTACATATACTTGACCACAATCTTCATTTACATCGACCGGTGGTTCGGTCTAATGACCTCTCCTGGAATAATGAACGCCGTCGTTTTCACCGGAGTCGCCGCCATGTGCGTCTTCAACTACACCGTCGCTGTTTTCATGGATCCGGGTAAAGTTCCCTCCACTTACATGCCTGACATTGAAGATTCCGATAACCCTGTTCACGAGATCAAGCGCAAG GGTGGAGACTTGAGGTATTGCCAAAAGTGTACTCGCTATAAACCACCACGTGCACATCATTGTCGTGTCTGCAAAAGATGTGTTTTGCGAATG GTTTTGCTTGTTGGTAGTCTAGCTATAGATTCTGAAGAGGACGAGCAAGAAAGTGGAAGCTCTTTGAGGACTGCATAT GTCATTTCTGGCTTATTGCTAGTCCCCTTAAGCGTGGCACTAAGTGTTCTTTTAGGTTGGCATATCTACCTCGTCTTGCAGAACAAGACCACAATTGAG TATCATGAAGGAGTGAGAGCTATGTGGCTTGCAGAGAAAGGAGGGAATGTCTATTCACATCCATATGATCTTGGTGCTTATGAAAATCTGGTGACG GTACTGGGTCCTAATATCTTCACCTGGGTATGCCCTACCTCATCACATATTGGTTCCGGCCTTCGCTTCCGTACAGCCTATGATTATTCAGCTGTTGCATTACCATCAACATGA
- the LOC107430552 gene encoding probable protein S-acyltransferase 16 isoform X1 codes for MKQGFRFSLSVTVVVLAICYIYLTTIFIYIDRWFGLMTSPGIMNAVVFTGVAAMCVFNYTVAVFMDPGKVPSTYMPDIEDSDNPVHEIKRKGGDLRYCQKCTRYKPPRAHHCRVCKRCVLRMDHHCIWINNCVGHANYKVFFIFVVYAVIACIYALVLLVGSLAIDSEEDEQESGSSLRTAYVISGLLLVPLSVALSVLLGWHIYLVLQNKTTIEYHEGVRAMWLAEKGGNVYSHPYDLGAYENLVTVLGPNIFTWVCPTSSHIGSGLRFRTAYDYSAVALPST; via the exons ATGAAGCAGGGCTTCAGGTTCTCTCTGTCCGTAACCGTCGTCGTTTTGGCAATCTGTTACATATACTTGACCACAATCTTCATTTACATCGACCGGTGGTTCGGTCTAATGACCTCTCCTGGAATAATGAACGCCGTCGTTTTCACCGGAGTCGCCGCCATGTGCGTCTTCAACTACACCGTCGCTGTTTTCATGGATCCGGGTAAAGTTCCCTCCACTTACATGCCTGACATTGAAGATTCCGATAACCCTGTTCACGAGATCAAGCGCAAG GGTGGAGACTTGAGGTATTGCCAAAAGTGTACTCGCTATAAACCACCACGTGCACATCATTGTCGTGTCTGCAAAAGATGTGTTTTGCGAATG GATCATCATTGCATATGGATAAATAATTGCGTCGGCCATGCAAACTATAAGGTCTTCTTCATCTTTGTTGTGTATGCTGTAATTGCATGCATCTACGCCCTG GTTTTGCTTGTTGGTAGTCTAGCTATAGATTCTGAAGAGGACGAGCAAGAAAGTGGAAGCTCTTTGAGGACTGCATAT GTCATTTCTGGCTTATTGCTAGTCCCCTTAAGCGTGGCACTAAGTGTTCTTTTAGGTTGGCATATCTACCTCGTCTTGCAGAACAAGACCACAATTGAG TATCATGAAGGAGTGAGAGCTATGTGGCTTGCAGAGAAAGGAGGGAATGTCTATTCACATCCATATGATCTTGGTGCTTATGAAAATCTGGTGACG GTACTGGGTCCTAATATCTTCACCTGGGTATGCCCTACCTCATCACATATTGGTTCCGGCCTTCGCTTCCGTACAGCCTATGATTATTCAGCTGTTGCATTACCATCAACATGA
- the LOC107430574 gene encoding disease resistance protein RPM1 isoform X1, producing the protein MFIRVEEGTNSYMATSGIDVLICRIVTLIENEISLYGGVHKEVEKIKHELLTMKSFLEDTKSKGAHDSEVWKTWVANVRDMAHDVEEIVDEFNYHLNKQHSSNKFTRTLWKMVDAPKTIWVRSQIAKKLQEIKKAIREIAERHQRYGQLGGETSQIVHSEGIMLHTNWVRNHAESSLFMKDDDLVGIKDVKEKLMGLLLNEGQQQRTIISVVGMGGSGKTTLVANIFNSQKVRQHFDCYAWITVSQTYTIEELLRNMIKELYTAPNEEIPINLSNMSYRELAEILLNYLQSKRYLVVLDDVWNINLWREINVALPNGLQGSRVMLTTRKEDIAAFSFGVGSQVHFVQPLGENEAWNLFCQKAFSMKYCPPGLEFFARGLVEKCKGLPLGLVTLGGFMSSKLLESEWRRVYNSFNWELSNNPIFDVLRSILLLSFNDLPYRLKHCFLYCCMFPEDYVIFRNRLIRLWIAEGFVEQIRGLTLEETAENYLTELIRRNMLQVVVNSCGKPKACKMHDILRELALSISEVEKFCNVFMGQQETNEEKRSRRISLQANNGQLSSFEGLAKVRTFFAFLPNMITSYSLHALPSGFKMLKILELKGVPIQVLPYEIAHCFSLNYLNLKKTRVKELPKSITKLNHLQTLDVRESEIKVLPHGIAKLKNLRHLMTSRYSERPSFEFLSFYGIKAPSSIFELKNLQVLFGVDVGDEFMVKRLGNMTQLTRLGITKVRGEYEKDLCVAIEKMTLLQLLLVMVADVDEVLRMEELSSAPPLLDKLILVGKLEKIPFWFNSLQSLTSLKLRWSRLAEDFLHCIQELPNLADLRLYNAYKGNSLCFLGGFQKLVRLRLFLFPELNEIIIEKGVMPHIQLLEIGRCYELKTLPYGIEHLSDLSRLNLLSVSNELIQRVRGVDRPKILHISNIDHVYETQSGWCRERLS; encoded by the coding sequence ATGTTCATCAGAGTGGAAGAAGGAACAAATTCATACATGGCCACTTCTGGAATAGACGTCTTGATTTGCAGAATAGTCACACTCATCGAGAATGAAATATCATTATATGGAGGAGTTCACAAAGAAGTTGAGAAAATCAAGCATGAGCTTCTAACTATGAAATCCTTCTTGGAGGATACTAAATCAAAGGGAGCTCATGATAGTGAAGTATGGAAAACATGGGTAGCAAACGTGAGAGACATGGCCCATGATGTTGAAGAAATCGTTGATGAGTTCAACTATCATCTCAACAAGCAACATAGTTCGAACAAATTTACAAGAACCTTATGGAAAATGGTGGATGCCCCCAAGACTATTTGGGTCAGGAGCCAAATTGCGAAGAAACTGCAAGAAATCAAGAAAGCAATCAGAGAGATAGCAGAGAGACACCAACGTTATGGGCAGTTGGGTGGTGAGACAAGCCAAATTGTTCATTCAGAGGGCATAATGTTGCATACCAACTGGGTGAGGAATCATGCTGAATCATCTCTTTTCATGAAAGACGATGATCTTGTGGGAATCaaagatgtaaaagaaaaattgatggGTTTGTTGTTGAATGAAGGTCAGCAGCAACGCACTATTATTTCAGTGGTTGGAATGGGGGGTTCTGGTAAGACAACTCTAGTTGCTAATATCTTTAACAGTCAAAAAGTGAGACAACATTTTGATTGTTATGCATGGATTACTGTCTCACAAACTTACACCATCGAAGAATTACTCAGAAATATGATTAAAGAATTATATACTGCACCAAATGAAGAAATTCCTATAAACTTGAGCAACATGAGCTATAGAGAATTGGCTGAGATTCTCCTGAATTACTTGCAATCAAAGAGATATTTGGTTGTCTTGGATGACGTTTGGAACATAAATCTGTGGAGAGAAATAAATGTAGCGCTTCCAAATGGATTGCAAGGAAGTCGGGTGATGCTGACGACACGGAAAGAAGACATTGCTGCTTTCTCATTTGGAGTTGGAAGTCAGGTTCACTTTGTTCAACCACTTGgcgaaaatgaggcttggaacCTTTTTTGCCAGAAAGCTTTCTCTATGAAATATTGTCCGCCAGGGCTTGAATTCTTTGCCAGAGGCCTTGTGGAGAAGTGTAAAGGCTTGCCTCTAGGACTTGTCACTTTGGGAGGTTTCATGTCTTCAAAATTGTTGGAGTCTGAGTGGAGAAGGGTCTATAATAGCTTCAACTGGGAGCTAAGCAACAACCCTATATTTGATGTTTTGAGAAGCATCTTGTTATTAAGCTTCAATGATTTACCTTACCGACTTAAGCATTGCTTCTTGTATTGTTGTATGTTCCCAGAAGACTATGTGATCTTCCGAAATAGGCTCATTAGACTATGGATAGCGGAAGGTTTTGTCGAACAAATTAGAGGGTTGACATTGGAGGAAACAGCCGAGAACTATCTAACTGAACTCATTCGCCGAAACATGCTTCAAGTGGTCGTAAACTCTTGTGGAAAGCCAAAAGCATGTAAAATGCATGATATCTTACGAGAGCTCGCCCTTTCAATTTCAGAGGTGGAGAAGTTTTGCAATGTATTCATGGGACAACAAGAAACAAACGAAGAGAAAAGATCTCGCCGCATATCTCTTCAAGCTAATAATGGACAACTAAGTTCATTTGAGGGCTTGGCAAAGGTTCGCACTTTCTTTGCATTTCTTCCAAACATGATCACCTCTTATTCGTTGCATGCATTGCCATCTGGTTTCAAAATGCTAAAAATCTTGGAACTTAAAGGCGTTCCAATTCAGGTGCTACCATATGAAATAGCTCACTGTTTCAGTTTAAACTACTTGAACTTGAAAAAAACCAGAGTTAAAGAACTCCCAAAGTCCATAACAAAACTTAACCACTTGCAGACTTTAGATGTTAGAGAATCTGAAATTAAGGTGCTTCCCCATGGAATTGCAAAGTTGAAAAATCTTCGCCATCTGATGACTTCCCGTTATAGTGAAAGACcaagttttgaatttttgtcTTTCTATGGCATAAAAGCACCATCTAGTATATTTGAGTTGAAGAATCTACAAGTTTTGTTTGGTGTTGACGTTGGAGATGAATTTATGGTCAAAAGACTTGGAAACATGACCCAGCTTACAAGGCTTGGTATTACAAAGGTGAGAGGAGAATATGAGAAAGACTTGTGCGTGGCAATTGAGAAAATGACACTCCTCCAATTGCTGCTAGTTATGGTAGCTGATGTTGACGAAGTATTAAGAATGGAAGAATTATCATCAGCTCCTCCACTTCTAGACAAGCTTATATTGGTTGGAAAACTGGAGAAAATACCATTCTGGTTTAACTCACTCCAGAGCCTCACAAGTTTGAAACTGCGATGGTCTAGACTAGCAGAAGATTTTCTCCATTGTATCCAAGAATTGCCCAATTTGGCTGATCTTAGACTCTACAATGCATATAAGGGAAACTCATTGTGCTTTCTTGGAGGTTTCCAAAAGCTTGTGCGTTTAAGGTTGTTCCTTTTTCCTGAATTGAATGAGATAATCATAGAAAAAGGAGTTATGCCCCATATTCAACTGCTGGAAATTGGTAGGTGCTATGAGCTAAAGACATTGCCTTATGGTATCGAACATCTTTCAGATCTTAGTAGATTGAATCTGCTAAGCGTTTCAAATGAGCTTATACAGCGGGTGCGCGGAGTCGATCGTCCGAAGATTCTACATATTTCCAACATTGATCATGTCTATGAAACCCAATCTGGCTGGTGTCGTGAACGTCTgtcttga
- the LOC107430574 gene encoding disease resistance protein RPM1 isoform X2: MFIRVEEGTNSYMATSGIDVLICRIVTLIENEISLYGGVHKEVEKIKHELLTMKSFLEDTKSKGAHDSEVWKTWVANVRDMAHDVEEIVDEFNYHLNKQHSSNKFTRTLWKMVDAPKTIWVRSQIAKKLQEIKKAIREIAERHQRYGQLGGETSQIVHSEGIMLHTNWVRNHAESSLFMKDDDLVGIKDVKEKLMGLLLNEGQQQRTIISVVGMGGSGKTTLVANIFNSQKVRQHFDCYAWITVSQTYTIEELLRNMIKELYTAPNEEIPINLSNMSYRELAEILLNYLQSKRYLVVLDDVWNINLWREINVALPNGLQGSRVMLTTRKEDIAAFSFGVGSQVHFVQPLGENEAWNLFCQKAFSMKYCPPGLEFFARGLVEKCKGLPLGLVTLGGFMSSKLLESEWRRVYNSFNWELSNNPIFDVLRSILLLSFNDLPYRLKHCFLYCCMFPEDYVIFRNRLIRLWIAEGFVEQIRGLTLEETAENYLTELIRRNMLQVVVNSCGKPKACKMHDILRELALSISEVEKFCNVFMGQQETNEEKRSRRISLQANNGQLSSFEGLAKTLDVRESEIKVLPHGIAKLKNLRHLMTSRYSERPSFEFLSFYGIKAPSSIFELKNLQVLFGVDVGDEFMVKRLGNMTQLTRLGITKVRGEYEKDLCVAIEKMTLLQLLLVMVADVDEVLRMEELSSAPPLLDKLILVGKLEKIPFWFNSLQSLTSLKLRWSRLAEDFLHCIQELPNLADLRLYNAYKGNSLCFLGGFQKLVRLRLFLFPELNEIIIEKGVMPHIQLLEIGRCYELKTLPYGIEHLSDLSRLNLLSVSNELIQRVRGVDRPKILHISNIDHVYETQSGWCRERLS, translated from the exons ATGTTCATCAGAGTGGAAGAAGGAACAAATTCATACATGGCCACTTCTGGAATAGACGTCTTGATTTGCAGAATAGTCACACTCATCGAGAATGAAATATCATTATATGGAGGAGTTCACAAAGAAGTTGAGAAAATCAAGCATGAGCTTCTAACTATGAAATCCTTCTTGGAGGATACTAAATCAAAGGGAGCTCATGATAGTGAAGTATGGAAAACATGGGTAGCAAACGTGAGAGACATGGCCCATGATGTTGAAGAAATCGTTGATGAGTTCAACTATCATCTCAACAAGCAACATAGTTCGAACAAATTTACAAGAACCTTATGGAAAATGGTGGATGCCCCCAAGACTATTTGGGTCAGGAGCCAAATTGCGAAGAAACTGCAAGAAATCAAGAAAGCAATCAGAGAGATAGCAGAGAGACACCAACGTTATGGGCAGTTGGGTGGTGAGACAAGCCAAATTGTTCATTCAGAGGGCATAATGTTGCATACCAACTGGGTGAGGAATCATGCTGAATCATCTCTTTTCATGAAAGACGATGATCTTGTGGGAATCaaagatgtaaaagaaaaattgatggGTTTGTTGTTGAATGAAGGTCAGCAGCAACGCACTATTATTTCAGTGGTTGGAATGGGGGGTTCTGGTAAGACAACTCTAGTTGCTAATATCTTTAACAGTCAAAAAGTGAGACAACATTTTGATTGTTATGCATGGATTACTGTCTCACAAACTTACACCATCGAAGAATTACTCAGAAATATGATTAAAGAATTATATACTGCACCAAATGAAGAAATTCCTATAAACTTGAGCAACATGAGCTATAGAGAATTGGCTGAGATTCTCCTGAATTACTTGCAATCAAAGAGATATTTGGTTGTCTTGGATGACGTTTGGAACATAAATCTGTGGAGAGAAATAAATGTAGCGCTTCCAAATGGATTGCAAGGAAGTCGGGTGATGCTGACGACACGGAAAGAAGACATTGCTGCTTTCTCATTTGGAGTTGGAAGTCAGGTTCACTTTGTTCAACCACTTGgcgaaaatgaggcttggaacCTTTTTTGCCAGAAAGCTTTCTCTATGAAATATTGTCCGCCAGGGCTTGAATTCTTTGCCAGAGGCCTTGTGGAGAAGTGTAAAGGCTTGCCTCTAGGACTTGTCACTTTGGGAGGTTTCATGTCTTCAAAATTGTTGGAGTCTGAGTGGAGAAGGGTCTATAATAGCTTCAACTGGGAGCTAAGCAACAACCCTATATTTGATGTTTTGAGAAGCATCTTGTTATTAAGCTTCAATGATTTACCTTACCGACTTAAGCATTGCTTCTTGTATTGTTGTATGTTCCCAGAAGACTATGTGATCTTCCGAAATAGGCTCATTAGACTATGGATAGCGGAAGGTTTTGTCGAACAAATTAGAGGGTTGACATTGGAGGAAACAGCCGAGAACTATCTAACTGAACTCATTCGCCGAAACATGCTTCAAGTGGTCGTAAACTCTTGTGGAAAGCCAAAAGCATGTAAAATGCATGATATCTTACGAGAGCTCGCCCTTTCAATTTCAGAGGTGGAGAAGTTTTGCAATGTATTCATGGGACAACAAGAAACAAACGAAGAGAAAAGATCTCGCCGCATATCTCTTCAAGCTAATAATGGACAACTAAGTTCATTTGAGGGCTTGGCAAAG ACTTTAGATGTTAGAGAATCTGAAATTAAGGTGCTTCCCCATGGAATTGCAAAGTTGAAAAATCTTCGCCATCTGATGACTTCCCGTTATAGTGAAAGACcaagttttgaatttttgtcTTTCTATGGCATAAAAGCACCATCTAGTATATTTGAGTTGAAGAATCTACAAGTTTTGTTTGGTGTTGACGTTGGAGATGAATTTATGGTCAAAAGACTTGGAAACATGACCCAGCTTACAAGGCTTGGTATTACAAAGGTGAGAGGAGAATATGAGAAAGACTTGTGCGTGGCAATTGAGAAAATGACACTCCTCCAATTGCTGCTAGTTATGGTAGCTGATGTTGACGAAGTATTAAGAATGGAAGAATTATCATCAGCTCCTCCACTTCTAGACAAGCTTATATTGGTTGGAAAACTGGAGAAAATACCATTCTGGTTTAACTCACTCCAGAGCCTCACAAGTTTGAAACTGCGATGGTCTAGACTAGCAGAAGATTTTCTCCATTGTATCCAAGAATTGCCCAATTTGGCTGATCTTAGACTCTACAATGCATATAAGGGAAACTCATTGTGCTTTCTTGGAGGTTTCCAAAAGCTTGTGCGTTTAAGGTTGTTCCTTTTTCCTGAATTGAATGAGATAATCATAGAAAAAGGAGTTATGCCCCATATTCAACTGCTGGAAATTGGTAGGTGCTATGAGCTAAAGACATTGCCTTATGGTATCGAACATCTTTCAGATCTTAGTAGATTGAATCTGCTAAGCGTTTCAAATGAGCTTATACAGCGGGTGCGCGGAGTCGATCGTCCGAAGATTCTACATATTTCCAACATTGATCATGTCTATGAAACCCAATCTGGCTGGTGTCGTGAACGTCTgtcttga
- the LOC112493313 gene encoding uncharacterized protein LOC112493313 gives MFSSSAWCSSTWVKKAEGIKAKATLLFDPNFRPHVAYCIKNTIPLVRILREVDSEERPAMAYIYKLMDSAKEMIAFNCSGNARKYKPLGNRIDTRWTPQLHQPLHAAGYYLNPQFCYADEFSNVEVVREGLFECMDQMLDYDAHLKADSQIHLTKQKVNLEAMWQLTFENYDLQIRTKKRNILEYKRLNGLVYLRYNTGLRDRSIKRRQNIDPVLLDEIDLDGEWIAEKEVPLLPHDTSCLEDKDLFNVDAVRNVSFKPCESGEEAKGKDKDIYSRLTNEEVKLDEVVGYADASFPTSDDLDDDYDIDTDNLI, from the exons ATGTTTTCATCATCGGCATGGTGTTCAAGTACTTGGGTTAAAAAAGCTGAAGGTATAAAAGCTAAGGCTACGTTGTTGTTTGATCCAAATTTTCGGCCTCATGTTGCATATTGTATTAAGAACACAATCCCATTGGTAAGAATTTTGAGAGAGGTCGATTCAGAAGAAAGGCCTGCCATGGCTTATATTTATAAGTTGATGGATTCTGCCAAAGAAATGATTGCCTTTAATTGTTCAGGCAATGCTAGAAAATATAAGCCACTTGGGAATAGAATAGATACAAGATGGACTCCACAACTTCATCAACCTTTACATGCTGCAGGATACTATCTGAATCCTCAATTTTGCTATGCAGATGAGTTTTCCAATGTTGAAGTGGTGAGGGAAGGATTATTTGAATGCATGGACCAAATGTTAGATTATGATGCTCATCTGAAAGCTGATAGTCAGATTCATCTGACCAAGCAAAAGGTGAATTTGGAAGCCATGTGGCAATTGACTTTCGAAAATTACGATCTCCag ATCCGtacaaaaaaaaggaatatactTGAATATAAAAGGTTGAATGGTTTAGTGTATCTGAGGTACAACACTGGATTGAGAGACAGAAGTATAAAAAGAAGACAAAACATTGATCCTGTATTACTGGATGAAATTGACTTGGATGGTGAATGGATTGCAGAAAAAGAAGTTCCCCTCCTTCCACATGATACTTCTTGTCTTGAAGATAAAGATTTATTCAATGTTGATGCTGTTAGAAATGTGTCATTCAAGCCTTGTGAAAGTGGCGAAGAG GCAAAAGGCAAGGATAAAGACATTTACTCAAGATTAACTAATGAAGAAGTCAAGTTAGATGAAGTGGTAGGATATGCAGATGCAAGTTTTCCCACTAGTGATGATcttgatgatgattatgatatTGATACAGATAATTTAATCTGA